The following coding sequences lie in one Candidatus Melainabacteria bacterium genomic window:
- a CDS encoding TolC family protein — MSRACAFAFLMKLSRASALPVLVLACLAFVCFSVGFTVTPSFAAGQEPGEMPPALRAPLQQLYSLTAAVDTSLRNFPTIRHAKARVMQTRAGITLARTAYLPTFDVLFQELRTTSNVIAGAIFPQTLDVIPMQTGAEKRGSSLSSVWANNAGANFSWELYDFGLRHANVGLAKSDYAAANAQVRLTDLDVAAAAAEAYLQTVAAKQTIRAQKATVKRMEAWALIVHTLVDKGLRPGVDAARADADLSFARIALIEAERETELARVDLSESMGLAGSYIGIEDSPWIKRPAKLFVAQVVDLGLHPYAILRNAEVKTAGSQVQVLNKTYYPHIWLHSAIWGRGSGVRNNVLSPVADGALPQVANWVAGLSISFPAMDYFKIKAQKRMAIQNEQAQRASYDLALQVLAQKDARAKILLENARRIADETPVLIKAAKENEIKALERYRVGLSTIVEVAEAERILARAEVEDAVAEVRVWRSILACAYAQGNLSPFMSLVASAEGSK, encoded by the coding sequence GTGTCAAGGGCCTGCGCCTTTGCGTTTTTGATGAAGCTGTCACGGGCATCCGCATTACCAGTTCTGGTTTTGGCTTGCCTTGCCTTCGTGTGTTTCTCAGTCGGTTTTACTGTAACGCCCAGTTTTGCGGCTGGGCAAGAGCCCGGTGAGATGCCCCCGGCGCTGAGAGCGCCCTTGCAGCAGCTTTACTCCCTGACTGCGGCGGTCGACACGTCACTGCGGAACTTCCCCACGATTCGTCATGCGAAAGCGCGTGTCATGCAGACCCGCGCCGGCATCACCCTGGCACGCACGGCGTACTTGCCGACTTTTGACGTGCTTTTCCAGGAGTTGCGAACCACGTCCAACGTCATCGCCGGCGCTATCTTTCCGCAGACTCTGGATGTCATCCCCATGCAAACCGGGGCGGAGAAGCGCGGGTCGTCGCTTAGCAGTGTCTGGGCGAACAACGCCGGCGCCAATTTCTCTTGGGAGTTGTATGACTTCGGTCTGCGACATGCCAACGTGGGTCTGGCGAAATCAGACTACGCTGCCGCAAACGCCCAGGTGCGTTTGACCGACCTTGACGTGGCTGCCGCTGCAGCCGAAGCCTATCTGCAGACTGTGGCAGCGAAACAGACGATTCGCGCCCAGAAGGCAACAGTCAAGCGCATGGAGGCTTGGGCGTTGATCGTGCACACTCTCGTTGACAAAGGGCTAAGACCCGGAGTAGACGCTGCTCGTGCCGACGCTGACCTCTCATTTGCGCGTATTGCGCTGATAGAAGCGGAGCGTGAAACCGAGCTTGCCCGTGTTGATTTATCTGAATCGATGGGGTTAGCAGGAAGTTATATCGGTATCGAAGACTCGCCGTGGATTAAACGCCCGGCAAAACTGTTCGTTGCCCAGGTAGTCGACCTGGGTTTGCATCCTTACGCGATTTTGCGGAACGCCGAAGTCAAAACTGCAGGCTCACAAGTGCAGGTGTTGAACAAGACATACTACCCTCACATCTGGCTCCACTCAGCCATCTGGGGGCGGGGCAGCGGCGTGCGCAACAATGTTCTTTCACCTGTGGCGGATGGCGCTCTGCCCCAGGTCGCTAACTGGGTGGCGGGTCTGTCCATAAGTTTTCCGGCTATGGATTATTTCAAGATCAAAGCCCAGAAACGTATGGCGATCCAGAATGAGCAAGCTCAAAGAGCAAGCTATGATTTGGCACTTCAGGTTTTGGCGCAGAAAGACGCGCGCGCGAAAATCTTGCTTGAAAATGCCAGGCGCATCGCTGATGAAACGCCAGTCTTAATCAAAGCTGCCAAAGAAAACGAAATCAAAGCGCTGGAGAGATATCGAGTGGGACTTTCGACCATTGTTGAAGTTGCCGAGGCCGAGCGAATTCTGGCTCGTGCCGAGGTCGAAGACGCCGTGGCGGAGGTACGCGTCTGGCGATCCATCCTGGCGTGTGCATATGCTCAGGGCAACTTGAGCCCGTTCATGTCCCTCGTTGCGAGTGCGGAGGGCAGTAAATAA